The following are encoded together in the Thalassolituus oleivorans MIL-1 genome:
- the murJ gene encoding murein biosynthesis integral membrane protein MurJ — MTEKNSEKNTDKAAGRSLLRSSSIVSVMTLLSRVLGLIRDVVVAQYFGARADAFFVAFKIPNFFRRLFAEGAFSVAFVPVLSEYRKQRTLDEVRLLIAQVSGVLGLALLGVTVAALALSDYLPWVFAPGFRSDPEKFALTADLLRITFPYLLFISLTAFASSVLNAYGRFAIPAFTPVLLNLCLIFSTLVMTDWFTEPLYALAWGVFIAGLVQLVFQLPFVARLGLLVAPRYEPKAEGVGRIVTLMIPALFGVSVSQINLLLDTLLASFLEDGSVSWLYYSDRLNNLPLGIFAIAIGVVILPALSGRHADNNQQAFSRTLDWAVRMVFLLATPAALALVVLAMPLMSTIFYHGEVTAYDVGKMTLSLQAYGVGLLAFMMIKILAPGYYARQDTKTPVKIGIQAMVVNMVLNLALVGPFQHAGLALATSLSAYYNVYMLYRGLRKQGAYTLQPGWMKFIALLVASNGLMIATVWWMMGDAEQWLVWGTWQRIGWMSAVVGAGVAVYFAVLIGAGMRMRHLRGQLF, encoded by the coding sequence ATGACAGAGAAGAATTCGGAAAAAAACACGGATAAGGCCGCGGGTCGAAGCTTGTTACGCTCTTCGTCTATCGTCAGTGTAATGACTTTGTTAAGTCGAGTTTTGGGCTTGATTCGCGATGTGGTGGTCGCCCAGTATTTTGGTGCGCGCGCGGATGCTTTTTTTGTCGCCTTTAAAATCCCCAATTTCTTTCGTCGTTTATTCGCCGAGGGCGCCTTTTCAGTCGCTTTTGTACCGGTACTCAGTGAGTACCGTAAGCAGCGCACGCTTGATGAAGTACGTTTGCTAATTGCCCAAGTGTCCGGTGTTTTAGGTTTAGCTCTACTGGGTGTGACTGTCGCAGCTCTGGCGTTGTCGGATTATCTGCCTTGGGTTTTTGCTCCCGGTTTTCGCTCAGATCCGGAAAAGTTCGCCTTAACGGCCGATTTGCTGCGTATTACTTTCCCATACTTACTGTTTATCTCGCTGACGGCGTTCGCCAGTAGTGTATTGAATGCTTACGGGCGCTTTGCTATTCCTGCGTTTACACCAGTGCTACTCAATCTTTGTTTGATTTTTTCGACTTTAGTCATGACGGATTGGTTTACCGAGCCGCTTTATGCGTTGGCGTGGGGCGTGTTTATCGCAGGCCTTGTGCAGTTGGTATTTCAATTACCGTTCGTTGCGCGTTTAGGGTTATTAGTGGCGCCGCGTTACGAGCCCAAGGCCGAAGGGGTCGGGCGGATTGTTACTTTAATGATTCCGGCCTTGTTTGGTGTATCGGTAAGTCAGATCAACTTGCTGCTCGATACCTTGCTGGCGTCCTTTTTGGAAGACGGTAGCGTGAGCTGGTTGTACTACTCCGACCGCTTAAATAATTTGCCCTTAGGGATTTTTGCCATCGCCATTGGTGTGGTGATTTTACCCGCGTTGTCAGGGCGTCACGCCGACAATAATCAGCAAGCCTTTTCTCGTACCTTAGATTGGGCGGTACGCATGGTCTTTTTGCTAGCTACTCCTGCGGCTTTAGCGCTTGTTGTGCTCGCCATGCCATTGATGTCGACCATTTTTTATCATGGCGAGGTGACTGCCTACGACGTCGGTAAGATGACCTTGAGCTTGCAAGCTTATGGTGTTGGCTTGCTCGCTTTTATGATGATTAAGATTTTAGCCCCCGGCTACTACGCCCGTCAGGATACTAAGACTCCAGTTAAAATCGGTATTCAGGCGATGGTGGTGAATATGGTTCTCAACCTTGCCTTAGTTGGCCCCTTTCAGCACGCCGGTTTGGCGTTGGCGACGTCTTTGTCGGCGTATTACAACGTCTACATGCTCTATCGCGGATTGCGTAAGCAGGGGGCATATACCTTGCAGCCGGGTTGGATGAAGTTCATTGCCTTGCTGGTCGCTTCGAATGGCTTAATGATAGCAACTGTTTGGTGGATGATGGGCGATGCTGAACAGTGGCTAGTATGGGGCACATGGCAGCGTATTGGTTGGATGTCGGCGGTGGTTGGAGCTGGTGTGGCGGTTTATTTCGCTGTATTGATTGGTGCCGGCATGCGTATGCGTCATCTTCGTGGGCAGTTGTTCTAA
- the ileS gene encoding isoleucine--tRNA ligase, translating into MNDKVESQYKATLNLPDTEFPMRGNLAQREPEMLARWEAMGLYHKIRQARAGRDQFILHDGPPYANGNIHIGHAVNKILKDIIVKSQTLSGKDAPYVPGWDCHGLPIELKVEEKVGKVGVNVTASEFRKHCREYAAEQVDGQRRDFKRLMVLGDWENPYLTMNFNFEADIIRTLGKIINNGHLHKGFKPVNWCSDCGSALAEAEVEYQDKKSIAIDVKFAFKDTAALVAAFGADAAVAEKTISIVIWTTTPWTLPANEAVSVHPNLEYSLVLLKEADEVLLLATDLVDDAVQRYGLSVDGIEVLATARGAAFGQLPEQASAPFVVKHPFMSNAEGSDKFVPVITGEHVTADSGTGAVHTAPMHGVDDYVVSAVYGVKSDEMLVDGSGHFIANAALEALELTGLSTADKGNFRVLGLLAERGALVKKANITHSYPHCWRHKTPIIFRATPQWFVSMNQAGLLDQAMNEVENTVEWRPSWGKARIEGMMKDRPDWCISRQRTWGVPIALFVHKDTSELHPRTPELIELVANKVEQAGIEAWFELEASELLGDEAADYVKVVDTLDVWFDSGVTHTAVLMQRAELQMPADLYLEGSDQHRGWFQSSLLTSVAAYGKAPYKTALTHGFTVDGDGKKMSKSIGNTVDPQTVMNKLGGDILRWWVADTDYSGEMSVSDVILNRNADAYRRVRNTCRFLLANINGFNPATDMVSGEDLLPLDAWMVDYTQRLQDKIVALYQRYDLKTLTKTLMNFCVTELGGFYLDVIKDRQYTCKSDGIARRSAQTALYHVVEAMARWIAPILSFTAEEIWQVLPGEREESAQLAEWYTGFPTIAANEFNDAYWRNLMDVKDAVNGVLEKARTEKVIGASLGAEVTLFANDQQTTALNKLGNELRFVLLTSKVTLAPLAAEGGEKTELDGIRVGVLASADEKCERCWHHSADVGANTQHPSLCGRCIENVEGDGEIRHFA; encoded by the coding sequence ATGAACGATAAAGTGGAAAGCCAATACAAAGCGACGCTGAATCTACCAGATACCGAGTTTCCTATGCGCGGTAACTTGGCACAACGCGAGCCGGAGATGCTGGCTCGCTGGGAAGCGATGGGCTTGTATCACAAAATTCGTCAGGCACGAGCAGGTCGTGATCAGTTTATTCTGCACGATGGTCCTCCATATGCGAATGGCAACATTCATATTGGTCACGCGGTTAATAAAATTCTGAAAGATATTATCGTTAAGTCACAAACCTTGAGCGGTAAGGATGCCCCTTATGTTCCTGGCTGGGACTGTCACGGTTTGCCGATTGAATTAAAGGTGGAAGAAAAAGTTGGCAAGGTGGGCGTTAACGTTACCGCTAGCGAATTCCGTAAGCATTGCCGCGAATATGCCGCCGAACAAGTCGATGGTCAGCGCCGCGATTTTAAACGTTTAATGGTGTTAGGTGATTGGGAAAATCCATATCTGACCATGAATTTTAATTTCGAAGCCGACATCATCCGTACGCTTGGCAAAATCATTAATAACGGTCATCTGCACAAAGGCTTTAAGCCGGTTAACTGGTGTAGTGATTGTGGTTCGGCTTTGGCTGAAGCTGAAGTGGAATACCAAGATAAAAAATCCATCGCCATTGATGTGAAATTCGCATTTAAAGATACTGCTGCTTTAGTTGCGGCATTTGGTGCAGACGCTGCTGTTGCAGAAAAAACTATCAGCATAGTGATCTGGACAACCACACCTTGGACGTTACCGGCAAACGAAGCTGTCTCGGTACATCCGAATTTAGAATATTCGTTAGTGCTGTTGAAAGAAGCCGACGAAGTATTGCTGTTAGCAACCGACTTAGTCGATGACGCTGTGCAACGTTATGGCCTAAGTGTTGATGGTATCGAAGTACTTGCGACTGCTCGCGGTGCGGCGTTCGGTCAATTGCCGGAACAAGCCAGTGCGCCGTTTGTGGTTAAACACCCATTTATGTCAAACGCCGAAGGTAGTGATAAATTTGTCCCCGTCATTACCGGTGAGCACGTTACCGCTGATTCAGGTACGGGCGCTGTGCACACTGCGCCAATGCACGGTGTAGACGACTACGTGGTGTCTGCGGTTTACGGTGTTAAATCCGATGAAATGCTGGTTGATGGCAGTGGTCACTTTATTGCTAATGCCGCACTTGAAGCATTGGAATTAACCGGTTTAAGTACTGCTGATAAAGGTAATTTCCGTGTTTTAGGTTTATTGGCCGAACGCGGTGCTTTAGTTAAAAAGGCCAACATTACTCACAGTTATCCGCATTGCTGGCGTCATAAAACACCGATTATTTTCCGTGCGACGCCGCAGTGGTTTGTCAGTATGAACCAAGCCGGCTTGCTCGATCAGGCAATGAATGAAGTTGAGAATACCGTTGAGTGGCGTCCAAGTTGGGGTAAGGCGCGCATTGAAGGCATGATGAAAGATCGCCCAGATTGGTGTATCTCACGTCAGCGTACTTGGGGTGTGCCAATCGCATTATTTGTGCATAAAGACACCAGTGAGTTACACCCACGTACACCTGAATTAATTGAATTAGTTGCCAATAAAGTTGAGCAAGCGGGTATTGAAGCTTGGTTCGAATTAGAGGCCAGCGAGCTTTTGGGTGACGAAGCTGCCGACTACGTTAAAGTGGTGGATACTCTCGATGTTTGGTTCGACTCAGGTGTTACCCATACCGCGGTGTTGATGCAGCGTGCTGAATTGCAAATGCCTGCTGATTTGTATTTAGAAGGTTCCGATCAGCATCGTGGTTGGTTCCAAAGCTCGTTGTTAACCAGCGTTGCAGCTTATGGTAAAGCCCCCTATAAGACGGCGTTAACCCATGGCTTTACCGTGGATGGCGACGGCAAGAAAATGTCGAAATCGATTGGTAATACTGTCGATCCACAAACTGTAATGAATAAACTCGGCGGTGATATCTTACGTTGGTGGGTTGCAGACACTGACTATAGTGGAGAGATGTCGGTTTCTGACGTTATCTTAAATCGCAATGCCGATGCCTATCGCCGCGTGCGTAACACCTGTCGTTTCTTGTTGGCGAATATCAATGGCTTTAATCCAGCAACTGACATGGTGTCTGGCGAAGACTTATTGCCACTTGATGCTTGGATGGTGGATTACACTCAGCGCCTGCAAGATAAAATTGTTGCTCTGTATCAACGCTATGATTTGAAAACTCTGACGAAAACCCTGATGAATTTCTGTGTGACAGAATTAGGCGGTTTTTATCTTGATGTGATTAAAGATCGTCAGTACACCTGTAAGAGTGATGGTATCGCACGTCGCAGTGCGCAAACCGCCCTCTATCATGTGGTAGAAGCCATGGCACGTTGGATTGCCCCTATTTTATCATTTACCGCGGAAGAAATTTGGCAGGTATTACCGGGCGAACGTGAAGAATCTGCACAATTGGCCGAGTGGTATACCGGTTTTCCAACGATAGCGGCGAACGAATTTAATGACGCTTATTGGCGTAACCTGATGGACGTTAAAGACGCCGTTAATGGTGTGTTGGAAAAAGCACGTACCGAGAAAGTTATTGGTGCGAGCTTAGGTGCTGAGGTCACATTATTTGCAAACGACCAGCAGACCACTGCACTGAATAAACTGGGCAACGAATTACGTTTTGTTTTATTAACCTCTAAAGTGACGCTGGCGCCACTAGCTGCTGAAGGCGGTGAAAAAACAGAATTGGATGGTATTCGAGTGGGTGTATTGGCTTCTGCCGACGAGAAGTGTGAACGCTGCTGGCATCATAGTGCTGATGTTGGTGCAAATACGCAGCATCCAAGCCTGTGTGGTCGTTGTATCGAAAACGTTGAGGGTGACGGCGAAATCCGTCACTTCGCATAA
- the ribF gene encoding bifunctional riboflavin kinase/FAD synthetase has product MRLLRGLHNIPSDFGGCVATIGNFDGLHLGHQNILQSLRDVADRLQMPTLVMLFEPQPREFFAPESAPARLANLREKLQDLAAHGVDYVLCLPFNQALRSMSADAFINDILLAALDIRHLIVGDDFRFGCDRSGDYSALVAAGELHGFGVQDTPTFEYDEERVSSTRVRRELVANNLPRVAQLLGRDYRMSGRVAWGRQLGRTIGTPTANVMIHREQLPLHGVYAVHVTHEESGEHYLAVANVGVKPTVAGVPEPSLEVHLLGFSGNLYQQHLTVEFQHKIRDEQKFADLTALKNAIENDKNAARHFFAARSNSFRF; this is encoded by the coding sequence ATGCGCCTTTTACGTGGCCTACACAACATACCTTCAGACTTTGGTGGCTGCGTTGCCACCATTGGCAATTTCGATGGTTTGCATCTTGGCCACCAAAATATTTTGCAGTCGTTACGCGATGTCGCCGATCGGTTGCAGATGCCCACACTGGTGATGTTATTTGAACCGCAACCTCGGGAGTTTTTTGCACCTGAATCGGCGCCTGCTAGGTTGGCGAATTTACGTGAAAAACTGCAAGACTTAGCGGCGCATGGCGTTGATTACGTTTTGTGTCTGCCATTTAACCAAGCACTACGCTCAATGTCGGCTGATGCCTTTATCAATGATATTTTGCTCGCGGCATTGGATATTCGTCATCTTATTGTTGGTGATGATTTCCGTTTTGGTTGTGATCGCAGTGGTGATTATTCTGCACTCGTCGCTGCGGGTGAGCTGCATGGTTTTGGTGTGCAAGATACACCAACGTTCGAATACGATGAGGAGCGTGTGAGTAGCACTCGGGTTCGCCGTGAATTAGTAGCGAACAATCTTCCTCGTGTTGCCCAATTGTTGGGTCGAGATTATCGCATGAGTGGCCGCGTAGCGTGGGGCCGCCAGTTAGGCCGAACGATAGGGACGCCGACGGCCAATGTGATGATTCACCGCGAGCAGTTACCTCTGCACGGTGTGTATGCGGTACACGTCACCCATGAAGAAAGCGGTGAGCATTATTTAGCGGTGGCTAATGTGGGTGTTAAACCGACCGTCGCGGGAGTACCAGAGCCGTCATTGGAAGTCCATTTACTGGGCTTTTCTGGCAATTTATACCAACAGCATTTGACGGTCGAATTTCAACACAAAATTCGTGACGAACAAAAATTTGCCGACTTAACCGCATTAAAAAATGCGATTGAAAACGATAAAAATGCAGCGCGCCATTTTTTTGCAGCGCGCTCGAATTCATTCCGATTTTAG
- the rpsT gene encoding 30S ribosomal protein S20 — translation MANSAGSRKRARQAIKRRARTVALRSMVRTYIKKVHSAVATSDYDQAQASFTKAQPYIDKMVNKGILHKNTAGRIKSRLNAKVFALKG, via the coding sequence GTGGCAAATTCCGCTGGTTCTCGTAAACGCGCCCGTCAGGCTATCAAGCGTCGCGCTCGTACCGTAGCATTACGTTCAATGGTTCGTACTTACATCAAGAAAGTACATTCAGCTGTTGCAACTTCTGATTACGATCAAGCACAAGCTTCGTTTACTAAAGCACAACCTTACATCGACAAGATGGTGAACAAAGGTATTCTTCATAAGAACACCGCTGGTCGCATCAAAAGCCGTTTGAATGCTAAGGTTTTCGCACTGAAAGGTTAA